In Nonomuraea muscovyensis, one genomic interval encodes:
- a CDS encoding GAF domain-containing sensor histidine kinase → MAEEREEILQAVSSAVLAVTRHLSVREVLQVIVRSAQRLLDARYAALGVPDDDGAFAEFVAEGITDKQWEAIGPLPRQHGMLGAMLREGAPVRLPDLCEDPRFEYWPKAHPVMKDFLGVPIRDGDEVLGIIFLTNKRTEGGFTADDQDLLTLFAAHAAIALTNARLYERGRELAMLEERNRVARELHDAVTQKLFSLRLSAQAAATVLDRDSARAAAELERVQRLAGEALAELRAVIVELRPAELDRHGLAETLRKHVRLLDRLHPVRVTFDCEGLPALDPAVEVAVLRVAQEALHNALRHAEAAGVSLWLGHEAGRLVMSVRDDGKGFDQAASRGLGLVSMRERAESVGGVMSVESAPGEGTAVRVEVSV, encoded by the coding sequence ATGGCGGAGGAGCGGGAGGAGATCCTGCAGGCGGTGAGTTCGGCGGTGCTCGCCGTGACCCGGCACCTGTCGGTGCGCGAGGTGCTGCAGGTCATCGTCCGCTCGGCGCAGCGGCTGCTGGACGCGCGCTACGCCGCGCTGGGGGTGCCGGACGACGACGGGGCGTTCGCGGAGTTCGTCGCCGAGGGCATCACCGACAAGCAGTGGGAGGCGATCGGGCCGCTGCCCCGGCAGCACGGCATGCTCGGCGCGATGCTGCGCGAGGGAGCCCCGGTGCGGCTGCCGGACCTGTGCGAGGATCCCCGGTTCGAGTACTGGCCGAAGGCGCACCCGGTGATGAAGGACTTCCTGGGCGTGCCGATCCGCGACGGCGACGAGGTCCTCGGCATCATCTTCCTGACCAACAAGCGCACCGAGGGCGGCTTCACGGCCGACGACCAGGACCTGCTCACGCTGTTCGCCGCGCACGCCGCCATCGCGCTGACCAACGCCCGGCTGTACGAGCGCGGGCGCGAGCTGGCCATGCTGGAGGAACGCAACCGGGTGGCCCGCGAGTTGCACGACGCGGTCACCCAGAAGCTGTTCTCGCTCCGGCTGTCGGCGCAGGCCGCCGCGACGGTGCTGGACCGCGACTCGGCCCGGGCCGCCGCCGAGCTCGAACGGGTCCAGCGCCTGGCGGGCGAGGCGCTGGCCGAGCTGCGCGCCGTGATCGTCGAGCTGCGTCCGGCGGAGCTGGACCGCCACGGGCTGGCCGAGACGCTGCGCAAGCACGTGCGCCTGCTCGACCGGCTGCATCCGGTCCGGGTCACGTTCGACTGCGAGGGGCTGCCCGCGCTCGACCCGGCCGTGGAGGTGGCGGTGCTGCGGGTGGCGCAGGAGGCGCTGCACAACGCGCTGCGGCACGCGGAGGCCGCCGGGGTGTCGCTGTGGCTCGGCCACGAGGCCGGCAGGCTGGTGATGTCGGTGCGCGACGACGGCAAGGGTTTCGACCAGGCGGCCTCGCGTGGCCTGGGGCTGGTGTCGATGCGCGAACGGGCGGAGTCGGTGGGCGGGGTCATGAGCGTGGAGTCGGCCCCCGGCGAGGGGACGGCGGTCCGCGTGGAGGTGAGCGTGTGA